The proteins below are encoded in one region of Berryella intestinalis:
- a CDS encoding PASTA domain-containing protein: MICPNCQSHNRESAKFCDECGALLRPAPGEEDRGALDFDFSEISDADEGSDSSACAVSAPVAPDAEKGAEAPESAADVAGGPEGSEAPGDPDEAAMPDDASEQGFPSAEQNDRTDASEDPDPAGETAPNPDPGAPRPAPDAPASLKFLSNAADTTTRIDLSGLDASGYGLSEFGEAVVPAATAPRPVWNDGHTIEFPRVTDEEKPRSKDFLASDSKKKRLGRGKIALLVALVLLALAAIAAAATYQMELWGGKTVPDVTGLTQSEAQAVLGDAGFTVKALQVKSDEPEGLVLVMDPEAGERQGAGTEVIIHVSTARIVPDIAGKSKEDAERQLKDEGFTSVTFAEEKSDEPEGTVLGVSPAPGERAASTTEIQVTVAIPHTVPEVSGKSADAAQKALEEAGYRCEIQYSYSDQVDNGTVLGCSPSPGSKLESGSTVVLNVSKSRGAELVAAVQAYVYKGQQITVGGVSYEVQSLNGVKYIGNNQTSVQFVGKPFMSFLGETVSLSARDVEAVITWTESNTVASVS, encoded by the coding sequence ATGATCTGTCCCAACTGCCAGAGCCATAACCGCGAGAGCGCCAAGTTCTGCGACGAGTGCGGGGCGCTTCTGCGTCCGGCGCCCGGCGAAGAGGACCGCGGGGCCCTCGACTTCGATTTCAGCGAGATATCCGACGCCGACGAGGGGTCCGACAGCAGCGCATGCGCCGTTTCCGCTCCCGTTGCGCCCGACGCGGAAAAGGGTGCCGAAGCGCCTGAAAGCGCCGCCGATGTCGCCGGCGGGCCCGAAGGGTCTGAAGCGCCCGGCGATCCCGATGAGGCCGCGATGCCGGACGATGCTTCCGAGCAGGGCTTCCCATCCGCCGAGCAGAACGACCGGACCGACGCTTCGGAGGATCCCGACCCCGCGGGCGAAACCGCGCCGAACCCCGACCCCGGCGCGCCCCGCCCGGCACCCGATGCGCCCGCGAGCCTGAAGTTCCTCTCGAACGCGGCGGACACGACGACGCGCATCGACCTTTCGGGGCTCGACGCGTCCGGTTACGGGCTCTCGGAGTTCGGCGAGGCGGTCGTGCCCGCCGCCACCGCCCCCCGCCCGGTTTGGAACGACGGGCACACCATCGAGTTCCCGCGCGTGACAGACGAGGAGAAGCCCCGGTCGAAGGACTTCCTCGCTTCCGATTCCAAGAAAAAGCGGCTCGGTCGCGGCAAGATCGCCCTGCTCGTCGCCCTGGTGCTTCTGGCCTTGGCGGCCATCGCCGCCGCCGCGACGTACCAGATGGAGCTTTGGGGCGGAAAGACCGTTCCCGACGTGACGGGGCTCACGCAGTCCGAGGCCCAGGCGGTCTTGGGCGATGCGGGCTTTACCGTGAAGGCGCTGCAGGTGAAGTCCGACGAACCCGAGGGCCTCGTGTTGGTGATGGATCCCGAGGCGGGCGAGCGCCAGGGTGCGGGAACCGAGGTCATCATCCATGTTTCCACGGCCCGCATCGTCCCCGACATCGCGGGCAAGTCCAAAGAGGATGCCGAGCGGCAGCTGAAAGACGAGGGATTCACGTCGGTGACCTTCGCGGAGGAGAAGTCCGACGAACCTGAGGGAACCGTGCTGGGGGTTTCGCCCGCTCCGGGCGAGCGCGCGGCCAGCACGACCGAGATCCAGGTGACCGTGGCGATTCCTCACACGGTTCCCGAAGTGTCCGGCAAATCGGCCGACGCGGCCCAGAAGGCGCTCGAGGAGGCGGGCTACCGCTGCGAGATCCAGTACTCGTATTCCGATCAGGTGGACAACGGCACGGTGCTGGGATGCTCCCCCTCGCCGGGATCGAAGCTCGAGTCGGGCTCCACGGTGGTGCTGAACGTGTCGAAGTCGCGCGGCGCCGAGCTGGTTGCGGCCGTCCAGGCCTACGTGTACAAGGGTCAGCAGATCACGGTGGGCGGCGTCAGCTACGAGGTGCAGAGCCTGAACGGCGTCAAGTACATCGGAAACAACCAGACGTCGGTCCAGTTCGTCGGGAAGCCCTTCATGAGCTTTTTGGGCGAAACGGTCTCGCTGTCGGCCCGCGACGTCGAGGCGGTCATAACCTGGACCGAATCGAACACCGTCGCTTCGGTTTCGTAG
- the recO gene encoding DNA repair protein RecO, which produces MADRTYRARGVVLKKTKLGESDLIVTLLAEDGSALKLVAKGARKPQSPFSSRLELCSVVDAFIAKGRGSLGIAREVRLVSGNAGLRGDIDRIASASLAAELAERIAQEELAVPRLFDMTCAVFERMGAADAGAARTLAAAYLLKALSISGFAPSLRVCVGCGAALPDAAGMVRFSLVDGGYVCGECGRAIESVRVAARTLALAEFLLYSTFEEVSAARPDEREVADVLQLCRRWIEVHIGANLRSFPFALASAQPRP; this is translated from the coding sequence GTGGCAGACCGGACCTATCGCGCCCGCGGCGTCGTCCTGAAGAAGACCAAACTGGGGGAAAGCGACCTCATCGTCACGCTGCTGGCCGAGGACGGATCGGCGTTGAAGCTGGTGGCGAAGGGCGCGCGCAAGCCCCAGAGCCCGTTCTCGTCGCGTTTGGAGCTGTGCTCGGTCGTCGATGCCTTCATAGCCAAGGGGCGCGGATCGCTCGGCATCGCCAGGGAGGTGCGGCTCGTTTCGGGCAACGCGGGCTTGCGGGGCGACATCGACAGGATCGCATCGGCGAGCCTCGCCGCCGAGCTTGCCGAGCGCATCGCCCAAGAAGAGCTCGCGGTACCGCGGCTGTTCGATATGACCTGCGCCGTTTTCGAGCGCATGGGCGCGGCAGACGCCGGCGCCGCGCGCACCCTCGCGGCCGCCTACCTGCTCAAAGCGCTGTCGATCTCGGGGTTCGCCCCGTCTCTTCGCGTGTGCGTCGGCTGCGGGGCGGCTCTGCCGGACGCGGCGGGCATGGTGCGCTTCTCCCTCGTCGACGGCGGGTACGTCTGCGGGGAATGCGGGCGCGCGATCGAATCGGTGCGGGTCGCCGCACGCACCTTGGCGCTCGCCGAGTTCCTGCTGTACTCGACGTTCGAGGAGGTTTCAGCCGCCCGGCCCGACGAGCGGGAGGTCGCAGATGTGCTGCAGCTGTGCCGTCGGTGGATCGAGGTCCATATCGGGGCGAACCTGCGGTCGTTTCCGTTCGCGCTCGCCTCGGCCCAACCGCGCCCCTGA
- a CDS encoding TIGR03905 family TSCPD domain-containing protein, which produces MHSYKTSRICPREINVEVTDGVIESVSFSGGCDGNLKALSKLVEGRTVDEIAPLLEHNDCKGRGTSCAAQMVAALREAQRAG; this is translated from the coding sequence ATGCATTCGTATAAAACCAGCCGGATCTGCCCGCGCGAGATCAACGTCGAAGTGACCGACGGGGTGATCGAATCGGTCTCGTTTTCCGGAGGTTGCGACGGCAACCTGAAGGCGCTTTCCAAGCTGGTCGAAGGGCGCACGGTCGACGAGATCGCGCCTCTGCTCGAGCACAACGACTGCAAGGGGCGCGGGACGTCGTGCGCAGCCCAGATGGTGGCGGCCCTGCGGGAGGCCCAGCGGGCGGGATAG
- the rpsO gene encoding 30S ribosomal protein S15, with the protein MAEKLSITKERTAELVAEFGKGVNDSGSAEVQIAILTERIRNLTEHLKTHKKDNHSRRGLMKLIGRRRGLLKYIKARNIEEYRALIKKLGIRDNI; encoded by the coding sequence GTGGCAGAGAAGCTGAGCATCACCAAGGAGCGCACCGCCGAGCTCGTCGCCGAATTCGGCAAGGGTGTCAACGATTCGGGCAGCGCCGAGGTTCAGATCGCGATCCTCACCGAGCGCATCCGCAACCTCACCGAGCATCTGAAGACGCACAAGAAGGACAACCATTCCCGTCGCGGCCTCATGAAGCTCATCGGTCGCCGCCGCGGCCTTCTGAAGTACATCAAGGCCCGCAACATCGAAGAGTACCGCGCGCTCATCAAGAAACTTGGCATTCGCGACAACATCTAA
- a CDS encoding polyribonucleotide nucleotidyltransferase — protein sequence MNKIVESFELYGKQYRFETGELAKQASGAVLVTQGDTTVLVTAVISKEEKDYDFFPLTVDYIEKMYAVGRIPGGYLKREARPSERGTLNARMIDRPIRPGFADGFKNEVHVVATTLVADHVNPIDTICVQGASAALMVGSAPFDGPAACVRVARNPETGDFICNPTYEEEAASDLDLVIAGTRDYISMIEAGGEEISEEDMLAAMSFGQTAIAAFCDAQQRFLDKCEIEQVEWTIRKPDASIAERVEAFYDEMSAALKDADKHARMDKVAALKARILEERFTEEERAAWKSDLAAALKKLEKHAMRRMIIETGERADGRAADEIRPLHIVAGYLPRVHGSGLFQRGQTQVLSVATLGMLNEWQRLDTIEPVEGKRYMHNYNFPPYCTGEVGRMGSPKRREIGHGALAERALIPVLPSEEEFPYSIRVVSEVLESNGSSSMASTCGSTLALMDAGVPIKAPVSGIAMGLIKEDDGVVILSDIQGLEDFLGDMDFKVTGTEKGITALQMDNKARGLSVEILARALEQAKRGRAFILEGMLATIAAPREQLSDYAPRIETIHIPVDKIREVIGTGGKVVRGIQEETGAQIDIQEDGTIHIAAIEGKAGEAAKAMILGIVKEPEVGEVFEGEVVGIKDFGAFIKLTPAKDGLLHISRVANGRVNSVEDALSMGDIIKVQVLEIDPKTGKISLDRLEKPDAPEGSGAGSRDRFDRDGRDNRPGRNNRAGNRTPRRHHEG from the coding sequence ATGAACAAAATCGTCGAATCATTCGAGCTGTACGGCAAGCAGTACCGCTTCGAGACGGGCGAGCTTGCCAAGCAGGCTTCCGGCGCCGTCCTGGTCACCCAGGGCGACACCACCGTGCTCGTGACGGCCGTCATCTCCAAGGAGGAAAAGGACTACGACTTCTTCCCCCTGACCGTCGACTACATCGAGAAGATGTACGCCGTGGGGCGCATCCCCGGCGGCTACCTCAAGCGCGAGGCGCGTCCCTCCGAGCGCGGCACGCTCAACGCGCGCATGATCGACCGCCCCATCCGTCCCGGCTTCGCCGACGGGTTCAAAAACGAGGTCCACGTGGTTGCCACCACGCTCGTGGCCGATCACGTGAACCCCATCGACACCATCTGCGTCCAGGGCGCGTCGGCCGCGCTCATGGTGGGTTCGGCCCCCTTCGACGGCCCGGCCGCCTGCGTGCGCGTCGCCCGCAACCCCGAAACCGGCGACTTCATCTGCAACCCCACCTATGAGGAGGAAGCCGCCTCCGACCTCGACCTGGTCATCGCCGGTACGCGCGACTACATCTCGATGATCGAGGCGGGCGGGGAGGAGATCTCCGAAGAGGATATGCTCGCCGCCATGTCGTTCGGTCAGACCGCCATCGCCGCGTTCTGCGACGCCCAGCAGCGCTTCTTGGACAAGTGCGAGATCGAGCAGGTCGAGTGGACCATCCGCAAGCCCGATGCGTCCATCGCCGAGCGCGTCGAGGCGTTCTACGACGAGATGTCCGCCGCGTTGAAAGACGCCGACAAGCATGCCCGCATGGACAAGGTCGCCGCGCTCAAGGCGCGCATCCTCGAAGAGCGCTTCACCGAAGAGGAGCGCGCTGCGTGGAAGTCCGACCTGGCCGCCGCGCTCAAGAAGCTCGAGAAGCACGCCATGCGCCGCATGATCATCGAGACCGGCGAGCGCGCCGACGGCCGTGCGGCCGACGAGATCCGCCCGCTGCACATCGTCGCGGGCTACCTTCCCCGCGTTCACGGCTCGGGCCTGTTCCAGCGCGGTCAGACCCAGGTGCTCTCCGTCGCCACGCTGGGCATGCTCAACGAATGGCAGCGCCTCGACACCATCGAGCCCGTCGAGGGCAAGCGCTACATGCACAACTACAACTTCCCGCCGTACTGCACGGGCGAGGTGGGCCGCATGGGCTCGCCCAAGCGCCGCGAGATCGGCCACGGCGCGCTGGCCGAGCGCGCGCTGATCCCCGTTCTGCCCTCCGAAGAGGAGTTCCCGTACTCGATACGCGTGGTCTCCGAGGTGCTGGAATCGAACGGCTCGTCGTCTATGGCCTCGACCTGCGGGTCCACCCTCGCGCTCATGGACGCCGGCGTGCCCATCAAGGCGCCCGTCTCCGGCATCGCCATGGGCCTCATCAAGGAAGACGACGGCGTGGTCATCCTGTCCGACATCCAGGGTCTCGAGGACTTCCTGGGCGACATGGACTTCAAGGTCACCGGAACCGAGAAGGGCATCACGGCGCTGCAGATGGACAACAAGGCCCGCGGCCTTTCGGTCGAGATCCTCGCCCGCGCGCTCGAGCAGGCCAAGCGCGGCCGCGCCTTCATCCTGGAGGGCATGTTGGCCACCATCGCGGCCCCGCGCGAGCAGCTTTCCGACTACGCTCCGCGCATCGAGACCATCCACATCCCGGTCGATAAGATCCGCGAGGTCATCGGCACGGGCGGCAAGGTCGTCCGCGGCATCCAGGAAGAGACCGGCGCTCAGATCGACATCCAGGAAGACGGCACCATCCATATCGCGGCGATCGAGGGCAAGGCCGGCGAGGCCGCCAAGGCCATGATCCTCGGCATCGTGAAGGAGCCCGAGGTGGGCGAGGTGTTCGAGGGCGAGGTCGTCGGCATCAAGGACTTCGGCGCCTTCATCAAGCTGACGCCGGCCAAAGACGGCCTGCTGCACATTTCGCGCGTGGCCAACGGCCGGGTGAATTCGGTCGAGGACGCGCTCAGCATGGGCGACATCATCAAGGTCCAGGTGCTCGAGATCGACCCCAAGACGGGCAAGATCTCGCTGGATCGCCTCGAGAAGCCCGACGCTCCCGAAGGTTCGGGCGCCGGCTCGCGCGATCGCTTCGACCGCGACGGGCGCGACAACCGTCCCGGGCGCAACAACCGTGCGGGCAATCGCACGCCGCGCCGCCACCACGAGGGCTAA
- a CDS encoding PH domain-containing protein translates to MPTIPREKLDPRIKNIWRINDLVASLIVVNLLLLVPAGVLRLIAAAEAAEALDEIARMLTAADIALSIAAVVMFAFIIPPIRYARWRYEISDDFLEIMTGIIWKKRTVIPFIRVQNTDTKQGPLMRMFGLSSVTVSTAAGEHEIPGLDVQVADDLRNRAAELARVAREDV, encoded by the coding sequence ATGCCCACCATCCCCCGCGAAAAGCTCGATCCGCGCATCAAGAACATCTGGCGCATCAACGACCTGGTCGCTTCCCTCATCGTCGTCAATTTGCTGCTGCTGGTTCCCGCCGGGGTGCTGCGCCTCATCGCCGCCGCCGAGGCGGCGGAGGCCCTCGACGAGATCGCGCGCATGCTGACCGCGGCCGATATCGCGCTTTCCATCGCGGCGGTCGTCATGTTCGCCTTCATCATCCCGCCGATCCGCTACGCACGGTGGCGCTACGAGATAAGCGACGACTTCCTCGAGATCATGACGGGCATCATATGGAAGAAGCGCACCGTCATCCCCTTCATCCGCGTTCAGAACACCGATACGAAACAGGGTCCTCTGATGAGGATGTTCGGGCTCTCGAGCGTGACCGTCTCGACGGCGGCGGGGGAGCACGAGATTCCCGGCTTGGACGTTCAGGTGGCCGACGACCTGCGCAACCGTGCCGCCGAGCTTGCCCGCGTGGCGCGAGAGGACGTGTAG
- a CDS encoding PH domain-containing protein: MSEAPETPTHFATGEMFKVHHSYLWLRFLSIAFSLVVIAVTSLPGIVSALVSGGRSALRLSVSGPEIVAAIVVLAFALALAFVVNVMEYNRLRYGFDEGEFSLHSGIVTKKRVHVPYSKVQSVNHTASILQRVAGVCTLQIETAGGAANKGVKVPYICLADAERIREELFLRKARALGAVPSASGASNPVAAAPGAPGSPARPAAVQGAGAPNVLDQATSDVSDWRGAWGGGAVGLEPVTAEGSLSNKQLLLSVLASSEPQVLAVILCTVVGAGAVASWLVHPAFMLIAVGVSLLALFVWACMLVGFAARFAGFKMRRRGSRIEVEHGLLQRVFSSIEVERIQSVNIRQSFVRKCFGYCELSLGRIDSVDLEEGSKGVSAMSPGVLVVHPFLKLSDASVLLGRLLPEFEACVDRPVSRRVAPVALRRALIRDCIWKNAGFYFAVVAAVLAPLFGGAAAQLPLDVFEVAALRALEVACWFVVVLALVAIAIAAVNAVVWTKESGVDFGSGRIAILSGGLRSSLTVCPKPKVQDLRLESNPFQRAAGVVSVVATTAAGVGRTSVRLRDLSEEDGFAVLSWFAGRVKPN, encoded by the coding sequence GTGTCCGAGGCTCCCGAAACCCCCACCCATTTCGCGACGGGCGAGATGTTCAAGGTCCATCATTCCTATCTGTGGCTGCGCTTCCTGTCGATCGCGTTCAGCCTGGTCGTCATCGCCGTCACATCGCTTCCGGGCATCGTTTCGGCGCTGGTCTCCGGCGGCCGGAGCGCCTTGCGGCTCTCCGTTTCGGGCCCTGAGATCGTCGCGGCGATCGTCGTGCTCGCGTTCGCGCTGGCCCTGGCGTTCGTCGTCAACGTGATGGAGTACAACCGGCTGCGCTACGGGTTCGACGAGGGAGAATTCTCCCTGCATTCGGGCATCGTGACGAAAAAGCGCGTGCATGTGCCCTATTCCAAGGTCCAATCGGTCAACCACACGGCGAGCATCCTGCAGCGCGTCGCCGGGGTGTGCACGCTGCAGATCGAGACGGCGGGCGGGGCGGCCAACAAGGGCGTGAAGGTTCCCTACATCTGCCTGGCCGATGCAGAGCGCATACGCGAAGAGCTGTTCTTGCGCAAGGCCCGCGCCCTGGGTGCGGTACCGTCCGCTTCCGGTGCTTCGAACCCCGTCGCCGCAGCTCCCGGCGCTCCGGGCTCGCCGGCTCGCCCCGCTGCGGTTCAGGGCGCCGGCGCGCCGAACGTTCTCGATCAGGCCACGAGCGACGTGAGCGACTGGCGCGGCGCATGGGGCGGGGGAGCCGTCGGGCTCGAGCCGGTGACGGCGGAGGGCTCCCTTTCGAACAAGCAGCTGCTCCTGTCGGTTCTCGCGAGCTCCGAACCCCAGGTGCTCGCCGTGATCCTGTGCACGGTCGTAGGCGCGGGCGCCGTTGCATCCTGGCTGGTCCATCCCGCATTCATGCTGATCGCCGTGGGCGTGTCCCTGCTGGCGCTGTTCGTCTGGGCCTGCATGCTCGTCGGGTTCGCAGCGCGCTTCGCGGGCTTCAAGATGCGCCGGCGCGGCTCGCGCATCGAGGTCGAGCACGGCTTGCTGCAACGGGTGTTCAGCAGCATCGAGGTCGAGCGCATCCAATCGGTGAACATCAGGCAGTCCTTCGTGCGGAAATGCTTCGGATACTGCGAGCTGTCCTTGGGACGCATCGACTCGGTTGATCTCGAGGAGGGATCGAAGGGCGTCTCGGCGATGTCTCCGGGCGTCCTGGTCGTCCATCCGTTCCTGAAGCTCTCCGACGCCTCGGTCCTTCTGGGAAGGCTGCTTCCCGAATTCGAGGCCTGCGTGGACCGCCCGGTTTCGCGCCGGGTTGCGCCCGTCGCCCTGCGCCGCGCCCTCATCCGCGACTGCATCTGGAAAAACGCCGGGTTCTACTTCGCCGTGGTCGCAGCCGTCTTGGCCCCGCTCTTCGGAGGCGCCGCCGCCCAGCTCCCCCTCGATGTTTTCGAGGTCGCGGCTTTGCGGGCGCTCGAGGTCGCCTGCTGGTTCGTTGTGGTGCTTGCCCTGGTCGCGATCGCTATCGCAGCGGTGAACGCGGTGGTATGGACGAAGGAGTCGGGCGTCGACTTCGGATCGGGCCGCATCGCGATCCTGTCGGGCGGCCTGCGCAGCTCGCTTACGGTCTGCCCGAAGCCCAAGGTGCAGGACCTGAGGCTCGAGTCGAACCCCTTCCAACGCGCGGCCGGGGTGGTCAGCGTGGTCGCCACGACGGCGGCCGGGGTGGGGCGCACCTCCGTGCGCTTGCGCGACCTGTCCGAGGAAGATGGATTTGCCGTGCTAAGCTGGTTCGCTGGCCGAGTGAAACCGAACTGA
- the dapB gene encoding 4-hydroxy-tetrahydrodipicolinate reductase, whose protein sequence is MIKVAVAGYAGRMGSAVVDAVGAADDMVVACGIDPNAPDRDFPVFAAIDDALSAVDFDVLVDFTQPSSVYANLAAALAQGKDCVVGTTGLTNDQLEELSAKAAAGACLFYAPNFTTGAVLMMQFAKAAAPFFPEAEVIEFHHCNKKDAPSGTAVRTAQMIAEARDRRTSQAPGRETEMEGMEGARGALVDGVPVHAVRSMGYVASQEVVFGSMGQTLSIRHDSWDRTSYMPGVLLGIRSVGARAGLIVGLENFMG, encoded by the coding sequence ATGATCAAAGTCGCTGTCGCCGGGTATGCGGGACGAATGGGTTCGGCCGTGGTCGATGCGGTGGGGGCTGCCGACGATATGGTCGTAGCCTGCGGCATCGATCCGAACGCGCCCGATCGCGATTTCCCCGTGTTCGCCGCGATCGACGATGCCCTGTCGGCCGTCGACTTCGACGTGCTGGTCGACTTCACCCAGCCTTCCTCGGTCTATGCGAACCTCGCGGCCGCGCTTGCGCAGGGAAAAGACTGCGTGGTGGGGACCACGGGGCTTACCAACGACCAGCTCGAGGAGCTTTCGGCGAAAGCTGCGGCGGGCGCGTGTTTGTTCTATGCCCCCAACTTCACGACCGGCGCGGTCCTCATGATGCAGTTCGCCAAGGCCGCGGCTCCGTTTTTCCCCGAAGCCGAGGTCATCGAGTTCCATCACTGCAACAAAAAGGACGCCCCCTCCGGCACCGCGGTGCGCACGGCGCAGATGATCGCGGAGGCCCGGGATCGGCGCACCTCCCAGGCGCCGGGGCGCGAGACCGAGATGGAGGGCATGGAGGGCGCCCGCGGGGCCCTCGTCGACGGAGTGCCCGTCCATGCGGTGCGCTCGATGGGCTACGTCGCCTCTCAGGAGGTCGTCTTCGGCTCGATGGGCCAGACGCTCTCGATCCGTCACGACTCGTGGGACCGCACGTCCTACATGCCCGGCGTGCTGCTGGGCATCCGCAGCGTCGGCGCGCGCGCGGGCCTTATCGTCGGCCTTGAGAACTTTATGGGCTGA
- the dapA gene encoding 4-hydroxy-tetrahydrodipicolinate synthase produces MSDSPFGRLITAMITPMKDDLDLDLDRIGDFADRLIRGGNDSLLVCGTTGESPTVFYPQKIEVIKAAVSAADGRVPVIANVGDNCTADTVEFAREVEKLGVDGLMCVVPYYNKPPQEGLYRHFRTIAESVDLPVILYNIPGRCVTNMTAETTLRLAHDVGNIVAVKEASGDMAQVEAICAGAPSGFWVYSGDDSATYDIMKRGGYGVISTIGNIAPDRMSRIVELCAAGEWERAKEENDALLPLMEGLFETTNPILVKEALKLSGYPVGGVRLPLVDATPEQSERLARLMREVGVL; encoded by the coding sequence ATGTCAGACTCACCGTTCGGTCGCCTCATCACCGCCATGATCACCCCGATGAAAGACGATCTCGATCTTGATCTGGACCGTATCGGGGATTTCGCCGATCGCCTCATCCGCGGGGGAAACGACTCGCTGTTGGTATGCGGGACCACGGGCGAGAGCCCGACGGTGTTCTACCCGCAGAAGATCGAGGTTATCAAGGCGGCGGTGAGCGCGGCCGACGGTCGCGTCCCCGTGATCGCCAATGTCGGGGACAACTGCACGGCCGACACGGTCGAGTTCGCACGCGAGGTGGAGAAGCTCGGCGTGGACGGGCTCATGTGCGTGGTTCCCTACTACAACAAGCCTCCCCAGGAGGGCCTCTACCGCCACTTCCGCACCATCGCCGAGTCGGTGGATTTGCCCGTCATCCTGTACAACATCCCCGGGCGCTGCGTTACGAACATGACCGCCGAGACCACGCTGCGTTTGGCGCACGACGTCGGCAACATCGTCGCCGTCAAGGAGGCGTCGGGGGACATGGCGCAGGTCGAGGCCATCTGCGCGGGCGCGCCCTCTGGTTTCTGGGTGTATTCCGGAGACGATTCGGCAACTTATGACATCATGAAGCGCGGAGGCTACGGGGTTATCTCTACAATAGGCAACATCGCCCCCGACCGCATGAGCCGCATCGTCGAGCTGTGCGCGGCAGGGGAGTGGGAGCGCGCGAAGGAGGAAAACGACGCGCTGCTTCCGCTTATGGAGGGCCTGTTCGAGACGACCAACCCCATTCTGGTGAAGGAAGCGCTGAAGCTCTCGGGGTATCCCGTGGGCGGTGTGCGCCTTCCCTTGGTGGATGCCACGCCCGAGCAGAGCGAACGGCTCGCGCGCCTTATGCGCGAGGTCGGCGTTTTGTAG